In the Rhododendron vialii isolate Sample 1 chromosome 2a, ASM3025357v1 genome, AGTCCTAACGGGACATCTAGAAGGCATCACTTTCATTGACAGTCGCGGTGATGGCCGTTACTTTATCTCGAATGGGAAAGATCAGTCCATCAAACTTTGGGATATCCGGAAAATGTCCTCTAAAGTCACTTGGTACACCTCATTTGGTTGTCTTTGTTTTGCCTTCTTGTTTCCTATTTTCCTTCATATTTTCTTGATGTTTAATATGAACTCTTGTGACAATAAAGGACAAAAACTGGAGAAACCCATTGTCCAATTGCCTGCTTTCAATTCTATGCTTAAGGGACAACGCAGGATAGCATTCTGGCTTTTAAGTTCATAACACTCAAAAATCAGAATTTTAATTCTCCTATGAATCTTTATCcaacaaaattgatttttctgtATGGTATAACGTTTCAAATTCCTATTACTTGATCTTGGGGGTGGGATTCAAGTTAAATGGCATACTCACATCCTGCTGGTTTATCCTACTATAAATGTTTTAACATTGTAGGCATGCTTGTCTTTTGTTGTTGAGCTCAATTTGTTACTTTAGTGCCTGGGCATTGAGCTAGGAAATAATGTGAATGATATGCTTTACATGTCCTGCTTAATTTGTTACTTACTTTAGTGCCTGGGCTTTAGGTTTTATTGTAGTTCATCTGGTGATGTGCTAAATTGAGTTTCCCTGATGCAGTCCGAATCCGAGGCTGAGGAATGAGTGGGATTATAGGTGGATGGACTACCCACCCCGTGCTAGAAATAGGAAGCATCCTAATGATCAATCATTGGCTACATATGAAGGTCATTCAGTCTTGCGTACACTCATACGCTGTTACTTCTCCCCAGCATATAGGTAAAATCCCGTTTCTGTCTTCTAGTAGTGAcgatttaaatttgtttcaTTCAAATCATTTCATTCTTGGACCTAATTTGGctttcaaaatcaattgttGTTGCCTCTTGCCTGATTGCTTAACTCACGTCTGGTCCTTCAAGTCAATAGGATGGAGACCTCAAACTATTGTGTTTGGCCAATGTTGGCGGAAATTACAATGGtctcatttttttggttccAGGCTCTTATAGTCGGCCATGTTAGACAAAGTGAGACCATAATTTCCACCTACTTGGGACACACTTCATCGGTCTGGTGAAGTAGATGGAACTTGGATTTCACTTTATCAAAGGATGAGAACCAAAATGGTGTGGTGGCTCTGTACCATAAAATAGTTATGCCAGTATCAGTATCCTTCTCGAagattttaccaattttttaaagttaatcCAATGATTCATCTGTTGATGAGTTTTTACTCTAAATTCTTAATCCTTGCCTATGGCGTGAGttaaccctctctctctctctctctctctctctctctctgtgcagcACTGGTCAAAAGTACATCTACACGGGATCTAGTGATTCTTCTGTTTATATCTATGATGTGGTacgtttgtttatttttcaatgagcTTCTGGTAATATTTGTTGGTACTTTCTTGTAGCATATACCTAACGGCTCCTTCGCTTCCCATAGGTGACCGGAGCTCAAGTGGCTAGACTTGAGTACCATGACGATCCTGTTAGAGATTGTAGTTGGCACCCATTCTACCCGACTCTCGTCAGCTCTTCATGGGATGGTGTCATTGCAGAATGGGAGTTTTCAGGGAGAGTTCCCTTGAAGCCACCGAGTAGAAGGCGGAGACGACATTTCTATTGAAACAATCACGGTGCCATACCAAACATTATGAACTTGCACATGTATTTTGAGACACCCATATACAGGCATGTACAGTTTGTGATGCTTTTTTCCTACAGCCCAGAAGTAGGTGACATCGGTATTGCTATATCTGATAGTAATTTCTGGTGTTTTGTTCTGCCGCCACAGAAGTAGAATACTTGTAGCCCTTTTTGTTGATGTATTTGTCATAATTGATGTTACGAAATGATATtattaattttctttgttcGATGTTTTTGATTTTGCGATAAAATCTTCTAGCCTGTGAGATATTAGTATTATGTTTGATTGATATGGCCGTatggcttctttttttcctctttctttttaaaGGACGGACAAGAACATCGCGGTTGAGTATTTATGTAGTTGAATTTAGCCGAACCCTCAATAAAATGAATGATCGAACTAAGCTAATTTCATTTTCTGGTGTACCAAAAAACAATGAACTAAGCTTGAGGCCTTGTTCCGTTAGGTAGCGGAACAGAttttaatcaacaaacaaataTAAGATGGCTTTTTTCGAAAAACACAACGTGAAGTTGTTTTGCTGGGAACAGATTTTAATCAACAACTAGTGGATTTGACAAATTAGAGGAAAACAATttgaggcaaaaaaaaaagaaagttcgCAAgtcttttttccccattttttcaTATGTTTGGgatgcataaatttttttttttttttttttgtatttcttgtAAGTTTTTGATTTATTACTTTTATGTTTCGCTTTGTCATCTAaagtaatatatatagatatacacacaaatcttcttataagggcgcccttactgTATTACGGTAAGGATGCCCCTTTCCTGCCCAATTTGCAATGATCtaagtcgctcaatgtgttcagaacgtgattttaaggatacccattaaaatcagaaaaaaaggACCATaaaaggcttgatccgagcagtttttgtttgtattttatcgaatggttcaaataaaaactctcaaatcaagctcttttcgatcttttttttttgctgatttctcattgGTACCCcgaaaatcacgttctgaacacattgagcagctcgaatcatcgaaatttggttggaaaatgggagaaaagagGAACCCCTTACtttaagggcgcccttataagaagtggaCATATATACTGTATAATATAAGAGGAACCCCTTAATATAATATAAAACCCAAATTGGGAACAGAACGACCAAATCcactaaatttaaaaaattcaagaaaaaaattaaaagcctAACTTTCTGGTGTTATTAATTGTTTTTCCAAGTAAAAGTGAAACGTGATAACAAGCAATCATACTgacacaggaaaaaaaaatcctctcaTATTCCGATATCtcaggtgacgaaaaaataagaCCCACTGCGATCCTATGAGTTATTCATTTTGAAGGTCCCAATGTCCTCATGCCAAAAATtagaatgatttttttcccaGTTTAGTCTTCGACCTAATTATTTTTTCCGAAAGAGAAATGAACGGTCATGATCGCACATTACTTGCAACAAATATGGTTTAGTTGATACGGGTATCAATATTGgatcaacttgaattttacaCTGGTTATAAGCACATTGAGGCCTACGAAATAAACTGCTCAAATCGTCAAATAGAAATATGATGAGTCCAATTTTAACATGAGATGACTTAAGAAGATTTTAATCGAGATGCTTAGACATCAACAAAGATGCAAGCAGCTCCAAGAGATACCTTAAATGACAACATGGAAGAGCCGTAAACTCAGATATCTATGTTCGGAATTTGGCAACCCCctagttttggttttggtgtgAATGGCCTACTTTGGATGACCTACTTTGGATCGGATCGAAAAATAGCTGAAGTAACCGTAAATTGATTCGAACATTCCTCaccattgaaaaaaaataacagttGACTTGCAAGTGGATCAACAAACATCGGACGGCTCCATTAAGTTGTCCACTTGTACTCGATACCAGTTTCCCACcagatatctctctctctctctcttgccagaAGCGAAGAGTGGGGAAACAATGGCGTCGGCAAGAGCAAAGCTGACGTTTCGCATATTTCTGGTCCTTCTCCTCGTAATAGGTTTCTTCTACCTCTTCCGTCCTCTCTACTGGAAAATTTCCTCCACCGTCCAAGATATTCGCGACAACAAACAAACCTTCACcggaggtctctctctctctctctctctctctctctctctcctgaataTATATGTACTGATACATGTATTTATGTATGCATAGATGTACAATTCGATTTGAATCTGGGTTTTGATGCATAGCTTAGGATTTGATGTCATCAGTCCTATCTTTGTATCCTTTTTAaggattaataaattttcttttgcccgttcaaaaaaaaaaaaaaagtgcgtAAATACGCCTATACATACAATTCGACGTCCGGGCACACATCGTGTGTGCGAATCGTGTTAATCAAAAGATGGATAGAggaaaatcttgaattttgattaaggggagtgattttgccactcccttcttgttaatgtcactcccgtttgtgtttttattagataatttattttgtaagaGAAGAGTGTtattaacaaaaaggaaagcggcaaaatcaattcccttgaTTAATCTGTGACGAAATTTGGGATGGCAGTTTTTTTCTTCCATCTTGGCACAATGTAGATAGTTAGGTCAGCTTGCGTGCACTTCAATTAAGTCCAGAGTCGGTTTGGAATATTTGGCTTATGTGAGATTCAAACGTGCGACCTCCTGAAGACCAAGAGTTTTTACTTAGATAGTTAAAGGGTAGTTTGGGATTAAAAATTGTGAGTCCGTCTCAAAACTGACATTCACACCATGAAGGGTGTCCCTTTAGCACAAGTAATAGATAATAGATGTACGTTCATACTCCAGATATACAGTTTGGGTTGAATCTAAGTTTCTATGCTTTGATTCACAGGTATTTCGCAGATCGTACACGAAGCTCAGAAATCGGTGGGATGGTAGTATCTTTTAGTCAGGTTTTGTGAAGAAAATGCTGCTAATTGTAATTTTAATTTCCTTAATTTATCACTGTAAGTGAATTTTGACAGATATAGCCTCTGTTCAATCAGAAgatttggtttttcattttactTTGAATAATGAAGAACTTGTACCGTATTAAAGTTTGGATTTTGCATATGTAGATCAGATTGCAATTTGGATTTCGGCGTCTTGAAATCTATTTGTGAATTATGGAGATGTCAAATAATCAGAAGTCAAATCCATAAATTGTCGTGAATGATTATAGGAGTATGAGAATAGCTGAACATAATGTGTAGCTGTTAAGCCTGTTATTGACTTGGAAGATGAAGATCtggtttggtttagattttgttCCGACGATTGAAAACCCGTCTCGTTTGGAAGTAGGAATTTTTCATAGTTTGGTCTTGCAATGTTTGGGTTTTCTAGCTTCACATTAATGGTTCATGTGGGGGATAAGCTTCATCATAGTGAGGGAAACAGCCTGGATCACCTGCCAAGGAAATTACGTTCCTTAAGCTGGACTCAAATTTGGTCTTAGATTTGTTCTATAGTTGTAGCTTGACGCTATTGGTCGCGATGGTACATATTACATGCACGTTGGGCGATCATCCCCGACCAAGTAGAGTCCGATTTGTACTTGCGGTGGAGGTACAAATGGGGACCAAGTAGAGTCCAATTTGTACTTGTGGTGGAGGCACAAATTTGTTTCTGAAGACGAAGACGGCTTGATGGAGTTTTTAACACACTTAACGAAACAAAGCAAAAAACCGATCGTTGCAGCAACAGTTGGTCGATTACAAAGGAGACGAACAAAATTTCGAGCGAAAATGAAGAGGGAAATAAAAAACAGTATAGGAATAATACagtgaaaaacaaacaaacatatacTTGTTTAGTGGGATTAATGAGCTAACAAATCTTACAGCTTCTCCTACAGTTCCCAGGAAGCTCAGGAGTTCCCACCATGTACTCTGGATTATTGGTGCATTCTCCTAAAGCAGCCCATCTCTCACAATTGTCATGGGTATCTGTGCAATTTCCACCGGCAGAACCCACAATCTTGTCGAAGGAATCCACGTGGATCCACTTTGTCGCCGACCACTTCTCACCTTCTATCACTGGGCATCCTCCGTGAAGACTACTAGGGTCTGGAATGGCGCTTGGGTGGAGACTGAAGAAAAGGAGTGCGTCGCCTTTTCGCGGTTTTACTGGGTGTTTCAAtacagaagagaaaaaaacaaaaagtctgtCAAGTTGTTGAAAACACAGCAGCGGAACTCATAAAAAGAATTATGATGAGTTGACGTTACTCACCTGCGATACCCTTCTTTGCACATTCGGATAAATCATCATCTGATGGAGAGGATTTGTGACGTGAATGGTGTATCTGTTAACAGTTTTTGATTTCtcaatcaaaatttgataaaatcaTGAACCATTAGGAGATAGCCAGGTCCCAATAATACTTCCTTgcgtttttcattttatttttgatatggTCCTTGCATGTGTTAAAGGGCCAGAAATATGCATTGTACTACAAAACCTCACAAGATATTACTTACGGAAGTGAAAAGAAATTCGTAActgaacaaagaaaacaaaatcagcTCAAAACAGGACTCTCTAAATCCCGATCCGGGGGCCCTGTAGTGAGTAATCGCagccatccaaaagtattttcgATGGTCCGGATTTAAAATAACTCtccttggaagagttttctCTTCCCTATAAGAGTTTCTTTTAAATTAGGACCGTTGATTGTTGACATAGACGGTTGCGACTACTCACACTATAGGGCCCCCGCTCCCCTCTAAATCCCCTTATTGGtttttaggaaaaaataaagTCTCCTGAGGTTTCCATCACAGTAGCTTCATTGTGCCAAAAATATACTCATATAACGTGACAGTGCAATGCTTGTTtcttaaaccaaaccaaaccaaaccgagccttaagtcttCTGTCGTGCGACCCAGCAGCTTATGTGCGACCTGTGGTCCACGCCTCCTATTTGTTCAGGGCGGGCAGCGTCCCAATCAATTGAGGTCGGCTAAACCTTGCAATGCTTGTTTCTTGTCCTCTGGAAATGTTGGCACACTCTCTTTGTGCTTCCACGAACACTTGAGATGGCGCACCACCCACATGCACAAGGTTACAAAGACTGGCAGCAGGCCTTAAGTCTAAAGACTAAACCTTAAATCAAAATGAAGCATCTCTATTCAAGAATCACACAAAAAAACCGAAACTTGAGCAGAAACCACACAGGATGAATCTGACCCTTGTTGTCTTATTACAAAACGCGCCACCTACCCTACAACCAGCAAGCCCAAATGCCTCTCGAAAACCTTCCATGAAAAGGCTCAAGAGTTGTGTTAACACTACTGACAATTTGTCTTTTAAGTTGTACACACTATTTGAGACGTTAGTATAGGCCATAGGGGTTTGTTTGATGTACGTGAATTGCATGCTCTAGATGCTCATCTAAAACGgttcgaaaaaagaaaagaagagtttGTTGGAGCTCTTTATACGGAATAATGAGTTGTTTTCAACTAAACTTGAAAAGAATAACTAACCTCTGCTGATGGGAACACTGTTTCACCACCTTTTGCCACATCACTGAGGTACATGAGTACAGTTGCTATGCGATGTCCACCCCGGGCAATATTAACGTTGTCAACGAAATAATCGTAGTGTGGATCATATTTTTGGCCATGCTCATAATGCAAAACTTGTATGTCTTCCCCATTTTCTGTAAAAGCAAAAACATTGTCGATTCTTCAGGTTTACCAATTACATACTTCCACAGCCTTTTAAGCGTTTCAAAATTAAATTGTGACCTTGATGAAAAGGCTGTGCTCATAAACTTTCAGCAGTGGAATACTTAGATATAGCTGGGTTTTACAGAAGGAAATAATTTCATGAGATAAGGACCAAAGGTAGCACCAGAAACTGGGTAAGCAACACGTTAAGGGCTCCTGCACCGATGACTCAATTGAGACATAGGAGCTAATGGCAAATTAACTGGTTACCTAATTTGAGAGTTTGTTTTCCATCCTAACAGAAGATATACTAATTGGGAGGTATAGATATCAATTGACATCCTTGATCTATGATGACGGCCCAATGAAATGAAGCTGTCCCTCTGAGTTATGGCTCAAGAAGAAAATTCTGCTTTGAAGCAAGAATTCTCAGAAATCAGAGCATGATTTACCTTTTGGTAGGAAGGTCCACATTGCGAGCTTGTCCTCTATACCAGCGACGATAGGATCCTACAATATAAATAACATGTCAAAAGTGGTGAAGAGATCTTGGGGAAATAAAGACATGAAGTTGAAACAACTAGTTATTGATTACATAGTTACGCAATTACAAGCAAGTGGCCGTACTGTGAAGCAAACATGCCTTTAGCCCAATGGCAGCATGAGTGCATTTATTTGCCATTTGGCTCGCTAATCAAAAAGTGTTTtccaaaatgatagtttttttACACACACACCACCTTTGAACATCTTGCAATTTTGAAGCTTCAGAAACAGCATCCCTGAAAATCATAACCATGTCCCGTCGTGCTTCGAATTACATTAGGCATTCTTCTTTGCAGATGTAATGAGCTGCAATAAACTTCACACACCAAATCTTCTCTGCTAAGTGTGCTTAATTCTCTAAGGCTGTGTCTGGATTTTGGATTGTCTTCATTCTTTTTGTTCTACGATTTCCTTTCATGCGATAAATCCCTTCATAAATCCGCAATGCATACGCACAAAAGTGATATGGTAATATGAACCAATGCTCCTCATTTTAAGTTCATATCTCAGGACAGGGTAAGATTGCCAAGTGAAAACTTCAAACAAGCTCGAAATGACACCAGTCATACCACGATATTGATCAGCATAAGATCAATCACAAACATATTAAATTGCATACTTGTGTATATTGCAATAGTCGCAATCGAAAATTAGAACATAGTGGAAGAAGCACAAACCTTCCCCTTAGCGATAAACATCCCGGAGCTAGTTCGAACCTCACTGAGCTTGCTCTTTCCAGATTCATTGTCGGCAACAGCTGATCTTTTCAGCTCCGATTTCGCCTGAATACATTCCAACAACCAAATTAATCGACTCAATAGTCctaacagcccctttggattgtgagaaaaTGTGTGATAAGAAAGGGGGAGCCgatcaaaaaattataataatcaTCTTTAGAcgtttctctccatttctcaccaaattactCAATCCGAATGAGTAATTGGCAAGAAACTCTAAtccattcttttctttgcttATCAAAATCCCTCATCCAAAGAAGCTATAAATCAAGTGATTTCTCAATTAACCCaaatcaagaaaaaacaaaaaaccaaacaacaaaaccCACAAGAGAAATCAAGTGATTGCACTCCTCGTCCGTGAGAAAACCCTCGTACACAAAAGCCCTGCAATTCACCGATCAATTGAAACCCAGTAAGCAAAAATGAGATTCAAATTGGAGtctcttttatttaattttcctGCATTTTCTCGGAAAATAATACCTTGGTTGGGATGAAACTTGCTTGGCTTTGGATGGATTGATGATCGAGGAGCACGAAGGTTCATAGAGAACTGACGATATCAAGGCCAAGAGAGTGAGTGAAAGAGGCGAAAACCGAATCATGGGTAATGGGCGAAAGGGAAAATAGCAAATTCTTGTCAAATTTTATTGGGAAAATCTTGCGTGTAGTTGTTGAGTCTGATTATCTTCTTTTTAGCCGTCTCTGTGATGGACGAGATTTGTCTGTGTGCAATGTCAACCCAAACGCGTTCGGCGAAGGTGGGGTGTTGGAAAAGAACGACACCGTTGCCTCCCAATTGCATTGCTTGCAGTATGTAActgaaattttggattttg is a window encoding:
- the LOC131316084 gene encoding uncharacterized protein LOC131316084, translated to MASARAKLTFRIFLVLLLVIGFFYLFRPLYWKISSTVQDIRDNKQTFTGGISQIVHEAQKSVGW
- the LOC131316083 gene encoding probable prolyl 4-hydroxylase 4 encodes the protein MIRFSPLSLTLLALISSVLYEPSCSSIINPSKAKQVSSQPRAFVYEGFLTDEECNHLISLAKSELKRSAVADNESGKSKLSEVRTSSGMFIAKGKDPIVAGIEDKLAMWTFLPKENGEDIQVLHYEHGQKYDPHYDYFVDNVNIARGGHRIATVLMYLSDVAKGGETVFPSAEIHHSRHKSSPSDDDLSECAKKGIAVKPRKGDALLFFSLHPSAIPDPSSLHGGCPVIEGEKWSATKWIHVDSFDKIVGSAGGNCTDTHDNCERWAALGECTNNPEYMVGTPELPGNCRRSCKIC